Proteins co-encoded in one Anguilla anguilla isolate fAngAng1 chromosome 16, fAngAng1.pri, whole genome shotgun sequence genomic window:
- the LOC118214801 gene encoding receptor-type tyrosine-protein phosphatase eta-like isoform X14 → MRGLSFNGVLSTTLLGLWMFFKVSCEQSVLITGENSTTVTTISGPFAEDSESVSNATWPYPILWLNATTINTTVVVLHWHRPQGYQQGYSNRVETSGCTSAPRNQTEQDSMATITGLTPGTNCSFTVYSQVQNGIEGEPISVYQYTKPERVSPTIPNRGANDTIEVTWLSPTSNVEKYKVNLTSNYGDNQIKFLRSSFQSWLFSGLAAGRNYTAVVTTISGPFAEDSEPVSNATYPNPPGAIHAEGQTTDSITISWGRPQGMDLGQYSFIIFCHPHQNGQNESTNNTAVLENLTSGTLYNISVVTVGPMGYHSSAATAGIYTRPYPILGLNATTINTTVVVLHWHSPQGYQQGYSYRVETSCCMPTPRNQTEQNSMATITDQNSMATITDLIPGTNCSFTVYSQVQNGIEGEPISVYQYTKPERVSPTIPNRGANDTIEVTWLSPTSNVEKYKVNLTSNYGDNQIKFLRSSFQSWLFSGLAAGRNYTAVVTTISGPFAEDSEPVSNATYPNPPGAIHAEGQTTDSITISWGWPQGMDLGQYSFIIFYQASQNETTNNTAVLENLTSGTLYNISVVTVGPMGYHSSAATAGIYTRPYPILGLNATTINTTVVVLHWHRPQGYQLGYSYRVETSCCMPTPRNQTEKNSMATITEQNSMATITDLIPGINCSFTVYSQVQNGVEGEPISVYQYTKPERVSPAVSNRGTNDTIEVTWKPPLGNVEKYMVNLTSNYGDNQSMVVSYIVPSPLFSGLTPGRKYTVVVTTISGPFAEDSEPVSCATWPYPILGLNATTINTTVVVLHWHRPQGYQQGYSYMVKTSGCTSAPRNQTEQDSMATITGLTPGTNCSFTVYSQVQNGIEGEPISVYQYTKPERVSPAVSSRGTNDTIEVTWRSPRGNVEKYMVNLTSNYGDNQIKFLRSSFQSQLFSGLAAGRKYTVVVTTISGPFAEDSEPVSNATYPNPPGAIHAEGQTTDSITISWGRPQGMDLGQYSFIIFYQPHQNGQTESTNNTAVLGNLTSGTLYNISVVTVGPIGYHSSAATAGIYTRPYPILGLNATTINTTVVVLHWHRPQGYQLGYSYRVETSCCMPTPRNQTEKNSMATITDQNSMATITDLIPGTNCSFTVYSQVQNAIEGEPISVYQYTKPERVSPAVSNRGTNDTIEVTWMPPLGNVEKYMVNLTSNYGDNQSVVVSYIVPSPLFSGLTPGRKYTVVVTTISGPFAEDSEPVSNATYPNPPGAIHAEEQTTDSITISWGRPQGMDLGQYSFIIFCQPHQNGQNESTNNTAVLENLTSGTLYNISVVTVGPMGYHSSAATAGIYTRPYPILGLNATTINTTVVVLHWHRPQGYQQGYLYRVETSGCTSAPRNQTEQDSMATITGLTPGTNCSFTVYSQVQNGIEGEPISVYQYTKPERVNPAISNRGANDTIEVTWMPPPSNVEKYMLSLTSNYGNNQTKFLNSSFQSWLFSGLAAGRKYTVVVTTISGPFAEDSEPVSNATYPNPPGAIHAEGQTTDSITISWGRPQGMDLGQYSFIIFYQPHQNGQTETTNNRAVLENLTSRTLYNISVVTVGPMGYHSSAATAGIYTRPYPILGLNATTINTMVVILHWHRPQGYQQGYSYRVETSGCTSASRNQTEQDSMATITDLIPGTNCSFTVYSQVQNGIEGEPISVYQYTKPERVSPAVSNRGTNDTIEVTCLPPRGNVEKYKVNLTSNYGDNQIKFLSSSFQSQLFSGLAAGRNYTVVVTTISGPFAEDSEPVSSATYPNAPGPITVTNKTTNSVAIEWTPAPGMDRGSFSYHVTYGSSAHDLKSRDTDLNELTVRGLVSGTPYNISVATVGLFQYASQPVLRFVTTRPESVRGLQQSSTTVDMISIAWQRPVGFKPGYSYGVTVRNSTGHLIRDGSTSQLSHNWMGLSPGNRYTFGVTSRTSDGTPGSPVTISVCTDASPVVIFKCDGPNRTGPVLNLAWDSPEGANKGFSLTWGDTGSVTLPPCTGNCRHNIENLSYYTRYQVRITTLGCGETSSVHKTDCQTGITAPPEPSRSTGFAVREKKHNMFVLKFNSSILNSKNGPIVAYGILMTSNLKEFSNENNVGLQKYLNKTHDDWTKDESVPYLATALDTNVEQTRNEKSEFEVNIGSGSRWNGYTNGPLSARTTYRFALVMFTYVALANELVDASRSLFSISKFFDEDVALPENPTVITVGALAGALSAVTCFTAIAAGVYWKKATRKTPSDIPIESMRAKVGAPVRVEDYEAYHRRQSANSNCGFAEEYEELKPVGIGQCKVSAEALENKGKNRYTNVLPYESSRVKLSIQGSPYDDYINASYVPGYNCKKEFIAAQGPLPGTVDEFWRMLWEKNVRTLVMLTRCNEQGRVKCEEYWPSRTKHFKNIFVTTTSVVPLEDWTVRDFDVKNVKTAETRSLRQFHFTAWPDHGVPESTELLIDFRHLVREHMDLVSRNSPTVVHCSAGVGRTGTMIAIDHLLFQIERDSMVDLYGTVYSMRMHRALMVQTEDQYVFLHKCALDIIKSRTGTNVDLIYQNVAAVDIYENVTTIKGAAGVSRP, encoded by the exons ATGAGGGGGCTGTCCTTTAACGGGGTCTTGTCTACGACGCTTCTTGGCCTTTGGATGTTTTTTAAG GTTTCATGTGAACAGTCAGTCT TAATTACAGGGGAAAACAGTACCACAGTGACCACAATCAGTGGACCATTTGCTGAAGACTCAGAGTCTGTTTCCAATGCAACAT GGCCGTATCCAATCCTTTGGTTAAATGCCACCACGATCAACACAACGGTGGTGGTTCTGCACTGGCACAGACCTCAGGGGTACCAGCAGGGATACTCAAACAGGGTGGAGACCTCCGGCTGTACTTCTGCCCCACGGAACCAGACAGAACAAGACTCCATGGCCACCATCACCGGCCTGACCCCAGGAACCAACTGCTCCTTTACCGTCTACTCCCAGGTCCAGAATGGCATTGAGGGAGAGCCTATCTCTGTGTACCAGTACACAA AACCTGAAAGAGTGAGCCCTACCATTCCAAACAGGGGTGCCAACGACACCATTGAGGTCACATGGCTGTCTCCAACTAGCAATGTGGAAAAGTACAAGGTCAACTTGACCAGCAATTATGGAGATAACCAAATAAAGTTTCTCAGGTCCAGCTTTCAGTCATGGTTATTCAGTGGTCTGGCAGCTGGGAGAAACTACACAGCCGTAGTGACCACAATCAGTGGACCCTTTGCTGAAGACTCAGAGCCTGTTTCCAATGCAACAT ATCCCAATCCACCTGGAGCTATTCATGCAGAAGGGCAGACCACTGATTCCATTACTATCAGTTGGGGTAGGCCCCAAGGCATGGACTTGGGCCAGTACAGTTTCATCATATTCTGTCATCCCCATCAAAATGGTCAAAATGAGAGCACAAACAACACTGCTGTATTGGAGAACCTGACATCCGGGACTCTGTACAACATCTCGGTGGTAACCGTAGGTCCAATGGGATACCACAGCTCTGCAGCCACTGCAGGAATCTACACCA GGCCGTATCCCATCCTTGGGTTAAATGCCACCACCATCAACACAACGGTGGTGGTtttgcactggcacagtcccCAGGGGTACCAGCAGGGATACTCATACAGGGTGGAGACCTCCTGCTGTATGCCTACCCCACGGAACCAGACAGAGCAAAACTCCATGGCCACCATCACCGACCAAAACTCCATGGCCACCATCACCGACCTGATTCCAGGCACCAACTGCTCCTTTACCGTCTACTCCCAGGTCCAGAATGGCATTGAGGGAGAGCCCATCTCTGTGTACCAGTACACAA AACCTGAAAGAGTGAGCCCTACCATTCCAAACAGGGGTGCCAACGACACCATTGAGGTCACATGGCTGTCTCCAACTAGCAATGTGGAAAAGTACAAGGTCAACTTGACCAGCAATTATGGAGATAACCAAATAAAGTTTCTCAGGTCCAGCTTTCAGTCATGGTTATTCAGTGGTCTGGCAGCTGGGAGAAACTACACAGCCGTAGTGACCACAATCAGTGGACCCTTTGCTGAAGACTCAGAGCCTGTTTCCAATGCAACAT ATCCTAATCCACCTGGAGCTATTCATGCAGAAGGGCAGACCACTGATTCCATTACTATCAGTTGGGGTTGGCCCCAAGGCATGGACTTGGGCCAGTACAGTTTCATCATATTCTATCAAGCCTCTCAAAATGAGACCACAAACAACACTGCTGTATTGGAGAACCTGACATCCGGGACTCTGTACAACATCTCGGTGGTGACCGTAGGTCCAATGGGCTACCACAGCTCTGCAGCCACTGCAGGAATCTACACCA GGCCGTATCCCATCCTTGGGTTAAATGCCACCACGATCAACACAACGGTGGTGGTTTTGCACTGGCACAGACCCCAGGGGTACCAGCTGGGATACTCATACAGGGTGGAGACCTCCTGCTGTATGCCTACCCCACGGAACCAGACAGAGAAAAACTCCATGGCCACCATCACCGAACAAAACTCCATGGCCACCATCACCGACCTGATTCCAGGCATCAACTGCTCCTTTACCGTCTACTCCCAGGTCCAGAATGGCGTTGAGGGAGAGCCCATCTCTGTGTACCAGTACACAA agcctgaaaGAGTGAGCCCTGCAGTTTCAAACAGAGGCACCAATGACACCATTGAGGTCACATGGAAGCCTCCACTTGGCAATGTGGAAAAGTACATGGTCAACTTGACCAGCAATTATGGAGACAATCAATCAATGGTTGTCAGCTACATCGTTCCGTCACCGTTATTCAGTGGTCTGACACCTGGAAGAAAATACACAGTCGTAGTGACCACAATCAGTGGACCCTTTGCTGAAGACTCAGAGCCTGTTTCCTGTGCGACAT GGCCGTATCCCATCCTTGGGTTGAATGCCACCACGATCAACACAACGGTGGTGGTTCTGCACTGGCATAGACCCCAGGGGTACCAGCAGGGATACTCATACATGGTGAAGACCTCCGGCTGTACTTCTGCCCCACGGAACCAGACAGAGCAAGACTCCATGGCCACCATCACCGGCCTGACCCCAGGAACCAACTGCTCTTTTACCGTCTACTCCCAGGTCCAGAATGGCATTGAGGGAGAGCCTATCTCTGTGTACCAGTACACAA aacctgAAAGAGTGAGCCCTGCAGTTTCAAGCAGAGGCACCAATGACACCATTGAGGTCACATGGCGTTCTCCACGCGGCAATGTGGAAAAGTACATGGTCAACTTGACCAGCAATTATGGAGATAACCAAATAAAGTTTCTCAGGTCCAGCTTTCAGTCACAGTTATTCAGTGGTCTGGCAGCTGGGAGAAAATACACAGTCGTAGTGACCACAATCAGTGGACCCTTTGCTGAAGACTCAGAGCCTGTTTCCAATGCAACAT ATCCTAATCCACCTGGAGCTATTCATGCAGAAGGGCAGACCACTGATTCCATTACTATCAGTTGGGGTCGGCCCCAAGGCATGGACTTGGGCCAGTACAGTTTCATCATATTCTATCAACCCCATCAAAATGGTCAAACTGAGAGCACAAACAACACGGCTGTATTGGGGAACCTGACATCCGGGACTCTGTACAACATCTCGGTAGTGACCGTAGGTCCAATTGGCTACCACAGCTCTGCAGCCACTGCAGGAATCTACACCA GGCCGTATCCCATCCTTGGGTTAAATGCCACCACGATCAACACAACGGTGGTGGTTTTGCACTGGCACAGACCCCAGGGGTACCAGCTGGGATACTCATACAGGGTGGAGACCTCCTGCTGTATGCCTACCCCACGGAACCAGACAGAGAAAAACTCCATGGCCACCATCACCGACCAAAACTCCATGGCCACCATCACCGACCTGATTCCAGGCACCAACTGCTCCTTTACCGTCTACTCCCAGGTCCAGAATGCCATTGAGGGAGAGCCCATCTCTGTGTACCAGTACACAA agcctgaaaGAGTGAGCCCTGCAGTTTCAAACAGAGGCACCAATGACACCATTGAGGTCACATGGATGCCTCCACTTGGCAATGTGGAAAAGTACATGGTCAACTTGACCAGCAATTATGGAGACAATCAATCAGTGGTTGTCAGCTACATCGTTCCGTCACCGTTATTCAGTGGTCTGACACCTGGGAGAAAATACACAGTCGTAGTGACCACAATCAGTGGACCCTTTGCTGAAGACTCAGAGCCTGTTTCCAATGCAACAT ATCCCAATCCACCTGGAGCTATTCATGCAGAAGAGCAGACCACTGATTCCATTACTATCAGTTGGGGTAGGCCCCAAGGCATGGACTTGGGCCAGTACAGTTTCATCATATTCTGTCAACCCCATCAAAATGGTCAAAATGAGAGCACAAACAACACGGCTGTATTGGAGAACCTGACATCCGGGACTCTGTACAACATCTCGGTGGTGACCGTAGGTCCAATGGGCTACCACAGCTCTGCAGCCACTGCAGGAATCTACACCA GGCCGTATCCCATCCTTGGGTTAAATGCCACCACGATCAACACAACGGTGGTGGTTCTGCACTGGCACAGGCCCCAGGGGTACCAGCAGGGATACTTGTACAGAGTGGAGACCTCCGGCTGTACTTCTGCCCCACGGAACCAGACAGAACAAGACTCCATGGCCACCATCACCGGCCTGACCCCAGGAACCAACTGCTCCTTTACCGTCTACTCCCAGGTCCAGAATGGCATTGAGGGAGAGCCTATCTCTGTGTACCAGTACACAA AACCTGAAAGAGTGAACCCTGCCATTTCAAACAGGGGTGCCAACGACACCATTGAGGTGACATGGATGCCTCCACCTAGCAATGTGGAAAAGTACATGCTCAGCTTGACCAGCAATTATGGAAACAACCAAACAAAGTTTCTCAACTCCAGCTTTCAGTCATGGTTATTCAGTGGTCTGGCAGCTGGGAGAAAATACACAGTCGTAGTGACCACAATCAGTGGACCCTTTGCTGAAGACTCAGAGCCTGTTTCCAATGCAACAT ATCCTAATCCACCTGGAGCTATTCATGCAGAAGGGCAGACCACTGATTCCATTACTATCAGTTGGGGTCGGCCCCAAGGCATGGACTTGGGCCAGTACAGTTTCATCATATTCTATCAACCCCATCAAAATGGTCAAACTGAGACCACAAACAACAGGGCTGTATTGGAGAACCTGACATCCAGGACTCTGTACAACATCTCGGTGGTAACCGTAGGTCCAATGGGCTACCACAGCTCTGCAGCCACTGCAGGAATCTACACCA GGCCGTATCCCATCCTTGGGTTAAATGCCACCACGATCAACACAATGGTGGTGATTCTGCACTGGCACAGGCCCCAGGGGTACCAGCAGGGATACTCATACAGGGTGGAGACCTCCGGCTGTACTTCTGCCTCACGGAACCAGACAGAACAAGACTCCATGGCCACCATCACCGACCTGATTCCAGGAACCAACTGCTCCTTTACCGTCTACTCCCAGGTCCAGAATGGCATTGAGGGAGAGCCCATCTCTGTGTACCAGTACACCA AACCTGAAAGAGTGAGCCCTGCAGTTTCAAACAGAGGCACCAATGACACCATTGAGGTGACATGCCTGCCTCCACGCGGCAATGTGGAAAAGTACAAGGTCAACTTGACCAGCAATTATGGAGATAACCAAATAAAGTTTCTCAGCTCCAGCTTTCAGTCACAGTTATTCAGTGGTCTGGCAGCTGGGAGAAACTACACAGTCGTAGTGACCACAATCAGTGGACCCTTTGCTGAAGACTCAGAGCCTGTTTCCAGTGCAACAT ATCCAAACGCTCCTGGTCCAATCACGGTCACAAACAAGACCACAAATTCAGTCGCCATAGAGTGGACGCCGGCTCCCGGCATGGACCGTGGCTCTTTCTCTTACCATGTGACCTACGGCTCGTCAGCACATGACCTTAAATCACGTGACACTGACCTCAATGAGTTAACTGTTCGTGGCCTGGTTTCTGGAACTCCGTACAACATCTCTGTGGCCACAGTCGGCCTGTTCCAGTACGCGAGTCAGCCGGTGCTCCGCTTCGTTACGACAA GACCAGAGAGCGTTCGGGGCCTTCAACAATCCTCGACCACCGTTGACATGATCAGCATAGCATGGCAGCGGCCTGTTGGGTTCAAACCCGGGTACTCTTACGGCGTGACGGTACGGAACAGCACAGGCCATCTCATCAGGGACGGAAGCACCTCACAACTGTCCCATAACTGGATGGGGCTGTCTCCCGGCAACCGCTACACTTTCGGGGTGACCTCCCGGACGTCCGACGGAACACCGGGCTCTCCCGTGACCATTTCCGTCTGTACGG atgCGTCTCCCGTTGTCATCTTCAAATGTGACGGACCCAACCGCACTGGCCCCGTGCTGAACCTAGCGTGGGACAGTCCCGAAGGCGCTAACAAAGGATTCAGTTTGACCTGGGGGGACACTGGGAGCGTGACCCTTCCCCCCTGCACAGGCAACTGCAGACACAACATCGAAAACCTCTCGTACTACACCCGGTACCAAGTGCGCATAACAACGCTTGGCTGTGGGGAAACCAGCAGTGTCCACAAAACTGACTGCCAGACGGGCATCACAG ctccACCTGAACCAAGCAGAAGCACTGGATTTGCCGTCCGAGAAAAGAAGCATAATATGTTTGTTCTGAAATTCAACTCGAGCATATTAAATAGTAAAAACGGACCAATTGTGGCTTATGGTATACTAATGACATCGAATTTGAAAG AGTTTTCTAACGAAAACAACGTTGGTTTACAAAAATACCTCAATAAAACCCACGATGACTGGACAAAAGATGAAAGTGTCCCTTATCTGGCAACCGCACTTGATACTAATGTAGAACAAACTCGAAATGAGAAATCTGAGTTTGAGGTGAACATAGGATCGGGTTCGAGGTGGAACGGATACACCAACGGACCGCTGTCGGCCAGGACAACTTACAG ATTTGCGTTAGTGATGTTTACCTACGTTGCACTAGCAAATGAATTGGTTGACGCATCACGATCCTTGTTCTCAATATCTAAGTTTTTTGACGAAGATGTCGCCCTTCCAGAAAATCCAA cggttaTTACGGTGGGGGCCTTGGCAGGAGCGCTGTCCGCAGTAACCTGTTTCACAGCCATTGCAGCCGGGGTCTACTGGAAGAA AGCTACCAGGAAGACACCTTCAGACATCCCTATCGAGTCCATGAG agcCAAAGT TGGTGCCCCTGTGCGAGTGGAGGACTATGAGGCGTACCACCGGAGGCAAAGTGCCAATTCCAACTGCGGCTTTGCCGAAGAATAtgag GAGCTGAAGCCTGTCGGCATCGGCCAGTGCAAGGTTAGCGCAGAGGCCCTGGAAAACAAGGGAAAAAACCGCTACACCAACGTCCTCCCGT ACGAATCCTCACGAGTCAAGCTGTCGATCCAGGGAAGTCCGTACGACGACTACATCAACGCCAGCTATGTCCCG GGGTACAACTGCAAGAAGGAGTTCATCGCGGCCCAGGGTCCTCTGCCCGGCACGGTGGACGAGTTCTGGCGGATGCTCTGGGAGAAGAACGTCCGCACGCTGGTCATGCTGACCAGGTGCAACGAACAGGGACGG GTGAAATGTGAAGAATACTGGCCTTCCCGgaccaaacattttaaaaacatcttcGTGACAACCACGTCTGTAGTCCCATTGGAGGACTGGACCGTCAGAGACTTTGATGTCAAAAAT GTGAAGACAGCAGAGACGCGCTCTCTGCGCCAGTTCCACTTCACAGCCTGGCCCGACCACGGGGTCCCGGAGTCCACCGAACTGCTCATCGACTTCCGCCACTTGGTGCGGGAGCACATGGACCTGGTCTCCCGAAACTCCCCCACCGTGGTGCACTGCAG tGCGGGAGTGGGCCGGACGGGCACCATGATCGCCATCGACCACCTCCTCTTCCAGATCGAGAGGGACAGCATGGTGGACCTGTACGGAACCGTGTACAGCATGCGGATGCACCGGGCCCTCATGGTCCAGACCGAG GACCAGTACGTGTTCCTGCACAAGTGTGCCTTGGACATCATCAAATCGAGGACGGGGACCAACGTGGACCTGATTTATCAGAACGTAGCAGCGGTCGACATTTACGAGAATGTTACGACCATAAAGGGGGCGGCAGGGGTCTCGAGACCATAG